A window of the Planococcus citri chromosome 4, ihPlaCitr1.1, whole genome shotgun sequence genome harbors these coding sequences:
- the LOC135844055 gene encoding uncharacterized protein LOC135844055 has product MTNLCARFVFFAICLFTHLDISLQTCNGPPPLEYYKETDNADFAIRMKSDGQKIHITISYDTDTNSADNFFKSQLTETLIDGFAQCGVVEFNYNPCTVARYKDQVLFCTSETQCTNDKYHSCIANSLKCPTSMGKFLICVYSGSCMQQCATKYQLNWTDDIEKCVKDGLGGKQCNDFHTMFVDAKSQQAPNTPQAPCAITNFKDTICWVLGQAGLKCDAMCSK; this is encoded by the exons ATGACGAATTTATGCGCACGCTTTGTGTTTTTTGCTATTTGCTTGTTCACTCATTTGGATATATCG CTGCAAACTTGCAATGGTCCTCCTCCGTTGGAATATTATAAGGAAACCGACAAT GCGGATTTTGCCATCAGAATGAAATCCGATGGA CAAAAAATACACATCACCATCTCGTACGATACAGACACCAATTCagctgataattttttcaagagccAATTAACAGAAACTTTGATTGACGGATTTGCACAATGCGGCGTAGTTGAGTTTAATTACAACCCGTGCACGGTGGCTAGG TATAAAGACCAAGTTCTATTTTGCACTTCCGAGACGCAATGCACAAACGATAAATATCACAGCTGTATTGCCAATTCATTGAAGTGTCCAACTAGCATGGGAAAATTCCTGATATGTGTTTACTCGGGTTCGTGTATGCAACAG TGCGCTACTAAATATCAGCTGAATTGGACGGATGACATAGAAAAGTGTGTTAAAGATGGTCTAGGAGGTAAGCAGTGTAATGATTTCCATACCATGTTCGTAGATGCTAAATCCCAACAAGCGCCAAATACTCCG CAAGCGCCATGTGCCATCACAAATTTCAAGGACACCATATGCTGGGTGCTGGGACAAGCCGGATTGAAGTGTGATGCTATGTGTTCTAAGTAA